Proteins encoded by one window of Monoglobus pectinilyticus:
- a CDS encoding pectate lyase family protein: MLKKIVCMVISAFMLVSLITVFDTSEVSAANTLPAFPGAEGGGMYATGGRGGQVVHVTNLNDSGSGSFRDAVGTSNRIVVFDVGGTITLKSDVVVKGNVTILGQTAPGGAGITLKNGKIGMGGDNIIVRYISSRPGEKGSGDYDAWGGSNGSNSIIDHCSIGWANDEQFGLYSNNMNQTVQYTIIGPSDCVSYHSKGAHGFGVMFGKGENSWHHNLICHSLSRNFRGKVVGTYAMDFVNNVIYDWGSQTAYGTFGHENYVNNYLKAGPSTKGGYNFINISSGTAPENYKFYLTGNKMVNPDNSVMSKQTNNNWSGFNFGSAGYDEAYYRSNSHYPINVNGVNVSVAQNPESADAAYSNVLAYAGSGINAASRPKIDKQVIEETRTGTGSLTGGRDFSTVTDSAVLDAITKYGIKHMDYNSYYPSSSSKQIVDSDNDGMPDSWETARGLNPNSASDATGDYQGKGYNNIEYYSHDLTIDSFPKGTVTLSPELTPTATPKPTAAPILNGNLIKSLTIKDAANAADWSIQNNLQTGDVIYGDRANTFTNVSNYLKGAEWIRMACDSKNLQSDVAEFTAGSAITVYIGLDTRVSNLPSWLSGWTANDYILQASNDVTYKIYQKNFNQGDKVTLGTNGPPSGVVMYTAFVKQAVTPTPEPAPVTGDVTYIAEDFANGRQNEQSGTFTLKPSYAGTGIQDLFSSDGTTIDNEYVKGYKDFIGNSSSSSTKGDPYVSGVNLSAGTYTMYYLGSNNRGITMNLASGSGTVASETRTQTPVVITEDGSARELWLSAITFTLPQDLTEGSLTFTNSSTWLPDLYAVKFVKQLSYIAEDFSKGRQNEQAGTFVISDDFIGTEVQYMFCSNGTTIDNEYVKGYKNFIGNPNASNTLGDPYVDGINLSAGTHTVYFIGAYNRGITMSLSDGSGVVATAERTESPVTLTPAGAEKELQLSKITFTLSQDLTNGTLTFTNLSTWLPDLYAVKIV; encoded by the coding sequence ATGTTAAAAAAGATTGTGTGTATGGTAATATCGGCGTTTATGTTAGTCTCTTTAATAACAGTATTTGATACAAGCGAGGTTAGCGCGGCTAATACTCTTCCGGCTTTCCCTGGTGCAGAGGGAGGCGGTATGTATGCAACCGGCGGTCGTGGCGGACAGGTGGTTCATGTAACAAATTTAAATGACAGCGGCTCAGGCTCTTTTAGGGATGCTGTCGGTACATCAAACAGAATCGTTGTATTTGACGTTGGCGGAACAATAACGCTTAAGAGCGATGTTGTTGTAAAAGGCAACGTCACTATTTTGGGACAAACTGCTCCCGGAGGAGCAGGCATAACCCTGAAAAACGGCAAGATTGGTATGGGCGGAGATAATATTATCGTTCGCTATATTTCATCTAGACCTGGTGAAAAAGGCAGCGGTGATTATGACGCCTGGGGCGGTTCAAATGGCTCTAATTCTATTATTGACCACTGTTCGATAGGCTGGGCAAATGACGAGCAGTTTGGATTGTATTCCAATAATATGAACCAAACGGTTCAATATACCATTATCGGGCCTTCTGACTGTGTATCATATCATTCCAAGGGTGCTCATGGATTTGGGGTTATGTTTGGAAAGGGCGAAAATTCCTGGCATCATAACTTGATTTGTCATAGCTTGTCAAGAAACTTCAGAGGCAAGGTTGTCGGAACTTATGCAATGGATTTTGTTAATAACGTAATCTATGACTGGGGCAGTCAGACCGCGTATGGAACATTCGGACATGAGAACTATGTAAACAATTACTTAAAAGCCGGCCCATCCACAAAGGGCGGGTATAACTTTATTAACATTTCAAGCGGGACCGCGCCTGAGAATTATAAGTTTTACTTAACAGGCAATAAAATGGTTAATCCGGATAATTCAGTTATGAGTAAACAAACAAACAATAACTGGAGCGGATTCAATTTTGGAAGCGCCGGATATGACGAAGCATACTATCGTTCTAATTCCCATTATCCGATTAATGTAAATGGGGTTAACGTATCAGTTGCCCAAAATCCCGAAAGCGCTGACGCGGCTTATTCAAATGTGCTTGCTTATGCAGGTTCGGGAATAAATGCGGCGTCACGTCCTAAGATTGACAAGCAGGTTATTGAAGAGACAAGAACAGGCACCGGATCACTTACAGGCGGACGTGATTTTTCAACAGTGACAGACAGTGCTGTTTTGGACGCTATAACTAAATATGGCATTAAACATATGGATTATAATTCTTATTATCCATCGTCGTCATCAAAACAGATCGTTGATTCTGATAACGACGGTATGCCCGACAGCTGGGAGACTGCCCGCGGTCTTAATCCTAACAGCGCCAGCGATGCAACCGGTGATTACCAGGGTAAAGGATATAACAATATTGAGTATTACAGCCATGATTTAACAATTGATTCGTTCCCGAAAGGAACCGTTACATTGTCGCCCGAACTGACACCAACAGCAACACCGAAACCAACCGCAGCGCCAATTCTTAATGGAAATTTGATTAAGTCATTGACAATAAAAGACGCTGCAAATGCTGCGGACTGGTCAATACAGAATAATCTGCAGACAGGCGATGTAATCTACGGCGACAGAGCCAATACTTTTACAAATGTATCTAATTATCTCAAAGGTGCTGAATGGATAAGAATGGCGTGCGATTCAAAGAATCTTCAGTCTGATGTTGCCGAGTTCACTGCTGGCAGTGCAATCACAGTGTATATAGGGTTGGATACCCGAGTATCCAATCTGCCGTCGTGGCTGAGTGGATGGACAGCTAACGACTATATACTGCAGGCGTCAAATGATGTGACCTATAAAATATATCAGAAAAACTTTAATCAAGGCGATAAGGTAACTCTGGGAACAAACGGACCGCCGTCAGGAGTGGTTATGTATACGGCGTTTGTTAAGCAGGCTGTAACTCCAACGCCGGAACCGGCTCCTGTAACCGGTGATGTGACATATATTGCAGAGGACTTTGCCAATGGAAGACAAAACGAGCAGAGCGGAACGTTTACATTAAAACCTTCTTATGCAGGAACGGGCATACAGGATTTGTTCAGTTCTGACGGGACAACAATTGATAATGAGTACGTTAAGGGTTATAAGGACTTTATTGGAAACTCAAGCTCAAGCAGCACAAAAGGAGACCCGTATGTGAGCGGAGTAAATCTGTCAGCCGGAACATATACAATGTATTACCTGGGAAGCAACAACAGGGGAATAACAATGAATCTGGCAAGCGGTTCTGGAACAGTGGCGTCAGAGACAAGAACTCAGACACCTGTTGTAATAACGGAGGACGGAAGCGCCAGGGAACTATGGCTGAGCGCGATAACATTTACACTGCCGCAGGATTTGACAGAAGGATCTTTAACATTTACAAACAGTTCAACATGGCTGCCGGATTTATATGCGGTTAAGTTTGTGAAACAGCTGAGTTATATAGCTGAAGATTTTTCGAAAGGCAGACAGAATGAGCAGGCGGGAACGTTTGTAATAAGTGATGATTTTATCGGAACAGAGGTTCAGTATATGTTCTGCTCAAATGGAACGACGATTGATAATGAATATGTAAAAGGATATAAAAATTTTATAGGAAATCCAAATGCTTCAAATACTTTGGGAGACCCATATGTGGACGGAATAAACCTGTCAGCCGGAACCCATACGGTATACTTTATCGGAGCGTATAACAGAGGAATAACAATGAGCCTGTCAGACGGTTCAGGAGTGGTGGCAACAGCGGAGAGAACAGAAAGCCCTGTAACATTGACTCCGGCAGGAGCAGAGAAGGAGCTGCAGCTGAGCAAGATAACATTTACGCTGTCACAGGACTTGACAAACGGAACATTGACATTTACAAATCTATCAACATGGCTGCCGGATTTGTATGCGGTTAAGATAGTATAA
- the rpiB gene encoding ribose 5-phosphate isomerase B: MIAIGSDHGGVALKDTIKEYFDENGIEYKDYGTQKDVPADYPDIAEIVCGGILNGECSSGVLVCGTGIGMSIAANKIDGIRAAHVTDVFSAKMAKEHNDAQIICLGERITGPGLALEIVKAYFDSKHLGGRHSRRVEKIMALEKKQ, encoded by the coding sequence ATGATAGCTATAGGCAGTGACCACGGAGGCGTGGCGCTTAAAGATACTATAAAAGAATATTTTGACGAAAACGGCATAGAGTACAAAGATTATGGAACTCAAAAAGACGTTCCTGCAGATTACCCTGATATAGCGGAAATTGTATGCGGCGGTATTCTAAACGGCGAGTGCTCTTCAGGAGTATTGGTCTGCGGAACCGGTATAGGAATGAGCATTGCCGCAAACAAAATAGACGGGATAAGAGCGGCTCATGTAACTGACGTGTTTTCAGCAAAAATGGCAAAGGAACACAATGACGCCCAGATAATATGTTTAGGCGAGAGGATAACCGGACCCGGTTTAGCATTGGAAATTGTAAAAGCATATTTTGATTCAAAACACTTAGGCGGACGCCACAGCAGACGTGTAGAAAAAATAATGGCTTTAGAGAAGAAACAGTAA
- a CDS encoding D-alanyl-D-alanine carboxypeptidase family protein: MNYKSTSVKKSFAAKILRCFLPLTIALTVLLSSVSAYAVSISARGAFVLDSETGEALFVHNPDTPIPPASMTKILSLYVIYSHLADGSLSKDTQIPVGRALANYSRDPGYSNVYLDAGATYSVDELLGAICVVSANAAVMAIGDYLCGSEANFVDEMNNWLSAWGVNGYFVDCTGVSSRNKISPRGMATVANRLISDYPDVLNYTSLTFLNFRGYTYYPTNKMLPGGAYEYEGADGLKTGTTSAAGCCFTGTAVRNGKRLVSVVMGESSTNMRYVDTIKMMDYSWDLLSSRAANGQTYFDSTPKDYIVATDLRCFINDWEIPTFIHYGTAETNYQDCAVVMLRDLKDYGFDVSYDLATDTVTIVNNVDKDLTAGPNYGEQSQYDDEEKLELSDWEPANILLKNGPDDPGVYAERTFDINGSGAISIDELWHMGTVVWNEKYNITVVVTRY, from the coding sequence TTGAATTATAAATCAACCAGTGTAAAGAAAAGTTTTGCCGCAAAAATACTGAGGTGTTTTCTGCCGCTGACAATAGCGTTAACTGTGCTGTTAAGCTCCGTTTCAGCTTATGCGGTAAGTATATCTGCCCGCGGAGCATTTGTATTGGATTCCGAAACAGGTGAAGCATTATTCGTACATAATCCTGACACACCGATACCGCCGGCAAGCATGACTAAGATTTTATCTTTATATGTAATATACAGTCATTTGGCAGACGGAAGCCTTTCAAAAGACACACAAATACCCGTAGGGCGTGCCCTGGCTAATTATTCAAGAGACCCGGGATATTCAAATGTGTACCTGGATGCCGGTGCCACTTACAGCGTAGACGAACTTTTGGGGGCGATATGTGTTGTTTCAGCAAACGCGGCGGTTATGGCAATCGGTGATTATTTATGCGGAAGCGAAGCGAATTTTGTTGATGAGATGAACAATTGGTTATCAGCGTGGGGCGTTAACGGTTATTTTGTTGACTGCACCGGAGTGTCGAGCAGAAACAAAATATCGCCGAGAGGAATGGCAACAGTAGCCAACAGGCTTATAAGCGACTATCCCGATGTATTAAATTATACGAGTTTGACATTTCTTAACTTCCGTGGTTATACATATTATCCGACAAACAAAATGCTTCCGGGCGGAGCATACGAATATGAGGGTGCGGACGGCTTAAAAACAGGAACGACCTCAGCCGCAGGATGCTGTTTTACCGGAACGGCGGTAAGAAACGGAAAGCGTCTTGTATCGGTTGTAATGGGTGAGAGTTCAACAAACATGCGTTATGTTGACACGATAAAGATGATGGACTACAGCTGGGACTTGCTGTCAAGCAGAGCGGCCAACGGTCAGACATATTTTGACAGCACGCCTAAGGATTACATAGTAGCGACCGACCTGAGATGTTTCATCAACGATTGGGAAATACCGACATTTATTCACTATGGAACAGCTGAAACGAATTATCAGGACTGTGCTGTTGTAATGCTCAGGGATTTAAAAGATTATGGATTTGATGTGAGCTATGATTTAGCCACAGACACCGTCACAATAGTAAACAATGTTGACAAGGATTTGACGGCGGGACCGAATTACGGAGAGCAGTCACAGTATGACGATGAGGAGAAACTGGAGCTCAGCGATTGGGAGCCGGCTAACATACTGCTTAAGAACGGCCCTGACGACCCAGGAGTTTATGCAGAAAGAACCTTTGATATAAACGGAAGCGGAGCTATATCAATAGATGAGCTTTGGCATATGGGAACAGTGGTTTGGAACGAGAAGTACAACATAACAGTAGTGGTTACAAGATATTAA
- a CDS encoding pectate lyase family protein — MKKSQFFRKMFAAALSAAMVLCTLTGYTAAPEPMFSTGSRIRVDLNANDGRQNSYTNNAYNWIVSGTAPTAAFNGVTFKLSNGGNTGSGIRSASYKSLTKSDGTTPTLTMDGVTIKDADKGGAIKLEISGLSSGTHTLTTWHSYFDNWPNGSPVTVTVNGSKSSTVTVPTRVTNDENAGKSFTTFNASGGTVTVLIQPTDTSKNGAVLNAFEIDGADPFKSISGMNPKDGERHLEIDKGLSWTAGSGAKSHDVYIGTDYNSVYNATKNSAEYKGNRTSPNYALDDSYSSLNTYYWRVDEVGSSGVTKGAVYSFQVARLAFPTAEGYGRFARGGQGGRIVEVTNLNDSGSGSLRQALEVEKGPRIVVFRVGGVIQLKSALVIPNDGGEVYVAGQTAPGDGITLINYDFGAMGSSDVIIRNIRVRVGDMDGKSTGGMGLGSCDYSIIDHSSVSWATDEGFSSRSAKNITFQWNIIGESLHDSVHYNGDDRTDTEPHAFAASISGYVGSFHHNLLINCTGRNWSLAGGMEQDALTYGGNVDIRNNVVYNWRDRTTDGGVRRLNFVNNYYKAGAESNTNMHIVSIDGNELNTYDMQKAYVSGNKMVALGGSVLLNPSDDAWSKGKAVTAGKGNNSSGNKVSVSDVRSNSPFFESYVNTQSADEAYNSVVNGVGANAQGWDYIDSRYIKEVTTGTYTYKGSKQGLKGIIDSQNDAGGYPNSSNFKGGTAPVDSDHDGMPDNWENSHGLNPNDSGDGSAVSLSADGYTNVEMYLNELAGDPVVFNGGGGEPLEGNMIKSLVVKDTANAADWSIQYNLQTGDVIYGDRANTFTNVSNYLKGAEWIRIACDSKNLQSDVAEFTAGSAVTVYVGLDTRVSNLPSWLSGWTANDYILQASNDVTYKIYQKNFNQGDKVTLGTNGPPSGVVMYTAFVKQAVTPTPEPAPVTGDVTYIAEDFANGRQNEQSGTFTLKPSYAGTGIQALFSSDGTTIDNEYVKGYKDFIGNSGSSSTKGDPYVSGVNLSAGTYTMYYLGSNNRGITMNLASGSGTVVSEARTQTPVVITEDGSVRELWLSAITFTLPQDLTEGSLTFTNSSTWLPDLYAVKFVKQLSYIAEDFSKGRQNEQAGTFVISDDFIGTEVQYMFCSNGTTIDNEYVKGYKNFIGNPNASNTLGDPYVDGINLSAGTHTVYFIGAYNRGITMSLSDGSGVVATAERTESPVTLTPAGAEKELQLSKITFTLPQDLTNGTLTFTNLSTWLPDLYAVKIV; from the coding sequence ATGAAAAAAAGTCAATTTTTCCGCAAAATGTTTGCGGCGGCTCTCTCGGCAGCAATGGTATTATGTACGCTGACCGGGTATACCGCCGCTCCGGAACCGATGTTCAGCACGGGCAGCAGGATTCGTGTGGACCTAAACGCAAATGACGGCAGGCAGAATTCTTACACGAATAATGCTTACAATTGGATTGTATCGGGAACCGCACCAACAGCTGCTTTTAACGGTGTTACATTTAAACTCAGCAACGGCGGGAACACAGGTTCAGGCATTAGGTCAGCCAGTTATAAGAGTTTGACAAAGTCTGACGGTACGACCCCAACTCTTACAATGGATGGCGTGACGATTAAGGACGCGGATAAGGGCGGAGCTATTAAGCTTGAAATTTCCGGTCTTTCCTCAGGAACGCACACTCTTACGACCTGGCACAGTTATTTTGACAATTGGCCGAACGGCAGTCCGGTGACTGTTACTGTGAATGGTTCAAAATCAAGTACGGTTACAGTCCCCACTCGTGTAACAAACGACGAGAATGCGGGTAAGTCATTTACGACCTTTAATGCTTCAGGCGGCACGGTTACGGTTTTAATTCAGCCAACAGACACAAGCAAAAACGGAGCCGTGCTGAATGCGTTTGAAATTGACGGCGCTGACCCGTTTAAGTCTATTTCAGGAATGAATCCTAAAGACGGAGAAAGACATTTAGAAATAGATAAGGGTCTTTCTTGGACTGCGGGCTCCGGCGCAAAGAGTCATGATGTTTATATTGGAACAGATTATAACAGCGTGTATAACGCGACTAAAAATTCGGCGGAGTATAAAGGAAACAGAACATCTCCGAATTATGCTTTGGACGACAGCTATTCTTCGCTCAACACTTACTATTGGAGAGTTGATGAGGTCGGAAGCAGCGGAGTTACCAAGGGTGCTGTGTACAGTTTTCAGGTAGCCCGTCTTGCGTTTCCTACAGCTGAGGGTTACGGCCGTTTCGCCAGAGGCGGACAGGGCGGACGTATTGTTGAGGTGACAAATCTCAATGACTCCGGCTCGGGCAGTTTGCGTCAGGCTCTTGAGGTGGAAAAGGGTCCTCGTATTGTTGTCTTCCGTGTCGGAGGCGTTATTCAGCTGAAAAGCGCACTGGTTATTCCGAATGACGGCGGCGAAGTATATGTGGCAGGTCAGACAGCGCCGGGAGACGGTATAACTTTGATAAATTATGATTTTGGTGCTATGGGCTCATCAGACGTTATTATTCGTAATATCCGTGTAAGAGTCGGGGATATGGACGGCAAATCAACAGGCGGTATGGGTTTAGGCAGCTGCGATTATAGTATTATTGACCATTCTTCAGTATCATGGGCAACAGACGAGGGATTCAGCTCAAGGTCAGCTAAAAATATCACTTTTCAGTGGAATATAATCGGCGAGTCACTGCATGATTCTGTGCATTATAACGGTGATGACCGTACAGACACAGAACCTCATGCTTTTGCGGCTTCAATCAGCGGTTATGTTGGAAGCTTTCACCATAATCTGCTTATAAACTGCACCGGCAGAAACTGGTCATTGGCAGGAGGTATGGAACAAGACGCTCTCACATACGGCGGCAATGTGGATATTAGAAACAACGTTGTTTATAACTGGAGAGACAGAACAACAGATGGCGGCGTAAGACGACTTAACTTCGTAAACAACTATTACAAAGCAGGAGCGGAAAGCAACACTAATATGCACATAGTCTCAATCGACGGCAACGAGCTGAATACTTATGATATGCAGAAGGCATATGTTTCAGGTAATAAAATGGTTGCTCTCGGCGGCTCCGTGTTGCTGAATCCAAGCGACGACGCCTGGAGCAAAGGAAAAGCGGTAACGGCAGGCAAGGGCAATAATTCATCAGGAAATAAGGTTTCTGTTTCCGATGTAAGAAGCAACTCGCCTTTCTTTGAATCTTATGTTAACACCCAATCGGCAGACGAGGCCTATAACAGTGTTGTAAACGGTGTAGGCGCAAACGCTCAGGGCTGGGATTATATAGATTCACGCTATATAAAAGAAGTTACAACAGGAACCTATACTTATAAAGGCAGCAAACAAGGGTTGAAAGGTATTATAGACAGTCAGAATGACGCAGGCGGCTATCCAAATTCATCTAACTTTAAAGGCGGAACGGCGCCTGTAGATTCAGACCATGACGGCATGCCTGACAATTGGGAAAACAGTCATGGGCTCAATCCTAACGATTCCGGAGACGGAAGTGCGGTAAGTCTGTCAGCTGACGGTTATACAAATGTTGAAATGTATCTAAATGAACTTGCCGGCGACCCAGTAGTCTTTAACGGTGGGGGCGGCGAACCTCTTGAGGGCAATATGATTAAATCACTGGTTGTAAAGGATACCGCAAATGCTGCAGACTGGTCAATCCAGTACAATCTGCAGACAGGTGATGTAATCTACGGCGACAGAGCCAATACTTTTACCAATGTATCTAATTATCTCAAAGGCGCTGAATGGATAAGAATAGCGTGCGATTCAAAGAATCTTCAGTCTGATGTAGCCGAGTTCACTGCTGGAAGCGCAGTCACAGTGTATGTAGGGTTGGATACCCGAGTATCCAATTTGCCGTCGTGGCTGAGTGGATGGACAGCTAACGACTATATACTGCAGGCGTCAAATGATGTGACCTATAAAATATATCAGAAAAACTTTAATCAAGGCGATAAGGTAACTCTGGGAACAAACGGACCGCCGTCAGGAGTGGTTATGTATACGGCGTTTGTTAAGCAGGCTGTAACTCCAACGCCGGAACCGGCTCCTGTAACCGGTGATGTGACATATATTGCAGAGGACTTTGCCAATGGAAGACAAAACGAGCAGAGCGGAACGTTTACATTAAAACCTTCTTATGCAGGAACGGGCATACAGGCTTTGTTCAGTTCTGACGGGACAACAATTGATAATGAGTACGTTAAGGGTTATAAGGACTTTATTGGAAACTCAGGCTCAAGCAGCACAAAAGGGGACCCGTATGTGAGCGGAGTGAATCTGTCAGCCGGAACATATACAATGTATTACCTGGGAAGCAACAACAGGGGAATAACAATGAATCTAGCAAGCGGTTCGGGAACAGTGGTGTCAGAGGCAAGAACTCAGACACCTGTTGTAATAACGGAGGACGGAAGCGTCAGGGAATTATGGCTGAGCGCAATAACATTTACACTGCCGCAGGATTTGACAGAAGGATCTTTAACATTTACAAACAGTTCAACATGGCTGCCGGATTTATATGCGGTTAAGTTTGTGAAACAGCTGAGTTATATAGCTGAAGATTTTTCGAAAGGCAGACAGAATGAGCAGGCGGGAACGTTTGTAATAAGTGATGATTTTATCGGAACAGAGGTTCAGTATATGTTCTGCTCAAATGGAACGACGATTGATAATGAATATGTAAAAGGATATAAAAATTTTATAGGAAATCCAAATGCTTCAAATACTTTGGGAGACCCATATGTGGACGGAATAAACCTGTCAGCCGGAACCCATACGGTATACTTTATCGGAGCGTATAACAGAGGAATAACAATGAGCCTGTCAGACGGTTCAGGAGTGGTGGCAACAGCAGAGAGAACAGAAAGCCCTGTAACATTGACTCCGGCAGGAGCAGAAAAAGAGCTGCAGCTGAGCAAGATAACATTTACGCTGCCGCAGGACCTGACAAACGGTACCTTAACATTTACAAATTTATCAACATGGCTGCCGGATTTATATGCGGTTAAGATAGTATAA
- a CDS encoding SRPBCC family protein, which yields MIEVTQSTVLDFEIKTVWDIVTSLENYSWRSDLSKLTVMKEGERFVEFDKSGYATTFEITEFKPYKRYELNMENGNLSGHWIGIFTEKDGGKTEVCFTEAVEPKKSMMKLLAKPYLKRFQKKYISDLQNALETK from the coding sequence ATGATTGAGGTAACACAATCAACAGTGCTTGATTTTGAAATAAAAACAGTATGGGATATAGTAACTTCTCTTGAAAACTACAGCTGGCGCAGCGACCTGAGCAAACTCACGGTTATGAAAGAGGGCGAAAGATTTGTCGAATTTGATAAAAGCGGATACGCCACAACCTTTGAAATAACAGAATTTAAACCATATAAAAGATATGAACTAAACATGGAGAACGGCAATCTATCAGGGCACTGGATAGGAATATTCACCGAAAAAGACGGCGGAAAAACAGAGGTATGTTTTACAGAAGCCGTTGAGCCGAAAAAATCTATGATGAAACTTCTTGCCAAACCATATTTAAAGCGGTTCCAAAAAAAGTATATATCCGATTTGCAAAACGCTTTAGAGACTAAATAA
- a CDS encoding SPL family radical SAM protein: MHFVKAKSILSSKNGINIYRGCSHGCIYCDSRSICYNMSHSFEDIEVKENAPELLRNALIKKRQKCMIGTGSMTDPYIPIEKELRYTRKCIEIIDEMNFGLTILTKSSLILRDLDILKNINKNSKCVVQMTLTTFDEKLCKILEPNTSSTYERFKTLEAMHDANIPTIVWLCPILPYINDSEENLICILDYCVRAGVKGIICYGFGMTLRDGSREYFYQKLDKHFPGLKERYIRDFGDSYIVTSPNNQKLTDIFLNVCRKHDIMTDVKSIFKYLSAYEDKNFEQLRF, encoded by the coding sequence ATGCACTTTGTTAAAGCTAAATCCATTCTGTCTTCCAAAAACGGGATTAATATCTATAGGGGCTGCAGCCACGGCTGTATATACTGCGATTCCCGCAGTATATGCTATAACATGAGCCACAGTTTTGAAGATATTGAAGTTAAGGAAAACGCCCCTGAGCTTTTAAGAAACGCTCTAATAAAAAAGCGGCAAAAATGTATGATTGGAACCGGGTCTATGACAGACCCATATATTCCTATAGAGAAAGAGCTGCGCTATACCAGAAAGTGTATTGAAATTATAGATGAAATGAATTTCGGACTCACAATACTTACAAAATCTTCTTTAATTTTAAGAGATTTAGATATTTTGAAGAATATAAATAAAAACTCTAAATGCGTCGTTCAAATGACCCTGACAACCTTTGATGAGAAACTGTGTAAAATACTCGAACCAAATACATCATCAACATATGAGAGGTTTAAGACACTAGAAGCAATGCACGACGCAAATATACCCACCATTGTGTGGCTTTGCCCTATTCTTCCATATATAAACGACAGTGAAGAAAATCTGATCTGCATTTTGGATTACTGTGTACGAGCCGGGGTAAAAGGTATAATCTGCTACGGTTTTGGTATGACCCTGCGTGACGGCAGCAGAGAATATTTTTATCAAAAATTGGACAAACATTTCCCGGGATTAAAAGAGCGATATATAAGAGACTTTGGTGACTCGTACATAGTCACTAGCCCCAACAACCAAAAACTCACCGACATATTTTTAAATGTTTGCCGTAAACATGATATAATGACCGACGTAAAAAGCATTTTTAAATATTTGAGCGCCTACGAAGATAAGAATTTTGAACAGCTGAGATTTTAA
- a CDS encoding MBL fold metallo-hydrolase: protein MQFKDKNIEQIKITVLVEDTKNENLPSAHGLSLYIETPENKILFDMGPNELFWENAEFLGIDLNTVDTAVISHGHYDHGGGLSTFLDKNKNGKIYIRENAFGDYYSTSQGKARYIGLDKKLKTNDRLILTAPGITQISSNLTLFSSVKSKELCPNSNNVLWKMTEHGLVNDNFEHEQNLIIKSDNRYILVGGCAHNGIINIEKKAQEIMGTAPDFTISGFHMSIPGSGQSEPPDFVQKAANHLRESETIRYTCHCTGSASYKLLKQTLGENLRRLTPGCQIIL from the coding sequence ATGCAGTTTAAAGACAAAAATATTGAACAAATAAAAATTACCGTCTTGGTTGAAGACACTAAAAACGAAAACCTTCCTTCAGCCCATGGATTGAGTTTATATATTGAGACGCCTGAAAATAAAATTCTGTTTGACATGGGACCGAATGAACTATTTTGGGAAAATGCTGAATTCCTTGGAATAGATTTAAATACTGTGGACACTGCTGTTATATCCCACGGGCACTATGACCACGGTGGAGGGCTTTCAACATTTTTAGACAAGAACAAAAATGGAAAAATATATATTAGGGAAAACGCTTTCGGAGATTATTATTCTACCTCACAGGGGAAAGCGCGATATATAGGGCTTGACAAAAAACTAAAAACAAATGACAGACTTATATTAACAGCACCGGGAATAACCCAAATCAGCAGCAATCTAACTTTATTTTCAAGCGTGAAAAGTAAAGAACTATGCCCCAATTCAAACAATGTACTTTGGAAAATGACAGAGCACGGGCTTGTCAACGACAACTTTGAGCACGAACAGAATCTGATAATAAAATCAGACAATAGGTATATACTTGTCGGAGGCTGCGCACATAACGGAATAATTAATATTGAAAAAAAAGCACAGGAAATCATGGGTACCGCTCCGGATTTCACTATATCAGGCTTTCATATGTCCATACCGGGAAGCGGTCAGAGCGAGCCGCCCGACTTTGTACAAAAAGCGGCTAACCATCTCAGAGAAAGCGAAACTATACGTTATACATGTCATTGCACGGGAAGCGCTTCATATAAACTACTAAAACAAACCCTCGGAGAAAACTTAAGGCGCTTGACGCCGGGCTGTCAGATTATACTTTAA